The genomic region CCGTATTTGTATTATTCTGGTCGAAGATTGGTGCCAACTCCCTTACGAACATTTATTGATTTTGTAAAAAGTAGGGATATAAATTAAAAATGCGTCTGCATACTCTCCTTCAAAGGCTGCGAACGTATTTACAGAAAAGCCAAACTAGGGCTCGGATAATTATCCGCACGGGTGAATGTAAAGGCGTAAAAATAGTGACAATGGCTGATCGAGATTTAATTTTACTTTGTCCCCAATCAATTTAGTTGAAAAAGTAAGTGATAACGGGTTTAAAGCTCATGTTAATATGAAAAGCATGTACATTTTTTCAAATGAGTATGCTTGTGTCTTGCATTCAGTCAATCGTCCTTCCACCAGCCTTTCTTTATTCGTCTGGTGCTCAGCCTTCAGATATTCAATACGAGTTAGACATCTACCGTGGTGACATCGAGCATCCTAATGCGCCGGGAAATAAATGGCATAAGCTCCAACACCACCTTAAAGCCGCCAAGGAACAAAACACCTCTGTCATTGCGACTTTTGGTGGGCCGTTTTCGAATCATCTTCATGCTTTTGGCGCTACGCTCAAAGATTTGCCGTTTAGAGCGGTTGCTGTCGTAAGGGGGGAGCTTCAGCCTACACTCACTCCGACTCTAAAAGATTTGGTGTCTGCTAGTGTTGAGTTATGGCCTTCATCAAGATCGGATTATCGTCTTGGAATGGATGCACAAGTCGTCAGCAAAATAAACCAGCTCTACAGTAATGTTTACTGGATTCCAGAAGGTGGCGGTGGTGAGCTTGGCGCCATGGGTTGTCGTGATTGGGCGGATAATATTAGTGCCATCGATGATGCTTATGATGCTTGGGTGGTATCGTCTGGTACAGGCACAACCGCTGCGGGCTTGTTGGCAAATGCCAATACGCCAGATTTGCATGTGTTTAGCGCATTAAAAGGTGAGCCTGCTCAGCGAGGTTTGATTTTAGATTTATCCGATGGATTGACTCTAAAATCAATAACTAAAGAGCGGCTTGATGCCAAGTTATTCTTTCATTCAGACTGTCATGAAGGTGGGTATGCCAAACAAAGTCCAGTTCTAAAGTCCTTCATATCAGAATTTGCCCGTGCAAACCCCAATCATCCACTTGATCCTATTTATACCTGTAAAAGCATGTTTGCTGTTTTGAGTGCCATGAAAGAAGGTTCATGGCCATATCGTCGTACATTATTTATTCATACTGGTGGTTTGCAAGGTTGGCGAGGGTTTTCAAAAGATATTAATCCCTTTGCGTACTCTTAACGAGATGGCGATAGTCGACGTCTTCATGTTAAAGTTGCCCAACTTATGTAAAACCCACATGAAAATAAAAACCGTTATACATACTTTAGTGGGTTGATTTGTTGACATCGATAGACGGGAAGAGAATGACACATGAGTCTTTTTAGACGTGTTGGTATTATTGCTCGATTAGATAAACCTCAGATTCTTGATACGGTTAAGAAACTGATGGAGTATCTTCAAGAAAAAGACATCGCTCCGGTACTTGAAGACCAATTGGCGACCATGATGCCTGGTGTGAAAGTCGCTTCATCGGCGCTAAAAGAATTAGGTGATCATTGTGACATGGTCATGGTAGTGGGAGGTGACGGAAGTTTCCTTGGTGCTGCTAGAGCAATCTGTAATTACGACATTCCTGTATTAGGTATCAACCGAGGTACGTTGGGGTTTTTAACCGACATCTCGCCACACAATCTTCAAGAAGAATTAGACCCTATTTTTCGTGGCGAATACCATGAAGAAAAGCGCTTTATGATTGAAGCGAAAATCAAGCGTCAGAATCGTCCTAGCGGCGAAGGTATTGCGCTCAATGATTTGGTTCTTCACCCTGGCAAATCTGCTCGAATGATTCGTTTTGACTTATTCATAGACGATCAATTTGTCATGAATCAAAAATCTGATGGTTTAATTGTTGCCACACCCACAGGATCAACCGCTTATGCGCTGTCTGCTGGTGGTCCAATTATGCTGCCAAAATTAGATGCTTTGGTTCTAGTGCCCATGCACCCACATACGTTAAGTAACAGACCTATTGTGATTGATGCCAATGCCAATATACGCATTGTTGTATGCGAATCGAATCTAACGTATCCAAGTGTGAGTTGTGACGGCCAGCTTAATATTACCGCGGCACCAGGGGATGAGATCCACATCTCTAAAAAAACGGGTGGAATTCGACTGATACACCCTAAAAACCATGATTTTTACAATGTGTGTCGTGACAAGCTAGGTTGGCAATCCAGTTATCGCGCTTAATATATTGGGTTCTGGTTAAATTTTATTATTTTGTAAACAAATCCTTTTAGGGGCTGCATGTATTTTGTTTATCAGTTCAAAGAAACAGAAGACCCTAAAGGGTTAACCGAAGCTTTGTGGCATCATAAAGTGGCACATCAAATTCTGTTCAAAGATGGCCATAATGAGTTGTGGGTATTGGATCCAAGCCAGTTGCCAACCGTTGAGCAGCTTATGACTATTTGGAAGGGTGATCCGGCTTTGTTGCAGCAAGCCCAGGCTGCAGCGGTGACCAGAACAGCCACTAAAGGTGGAATCCTTTCTCAGCTCAAACTCTCGCCAATGACAACTATCTTATTACTGTTAACCTTATTAGTAGCGGTGATTACTCAACTTGGTGGTGACATCAAAACAGTCGGTTACTTTTCTATTAGTCCATTCGATATTAGAAACGGTCATATTTATTTTTATGATTTATCTGAAGTGTTATCTAAAGGTGAGTATTGGCGTATTTTCACTCCTACATTACTGCATTTCAGCGTGCTACATATTGTTTTCAATACACTATGGATTTGGGAGATCGGCAGCAAACTAGAACGTATTTTAGGGTCAATCGCTTGGAGTGTTGGGGTTGCCATTATTGCGGTATTAAGTAACGTTTTGCAGTACGAAATAAGTGGTTATCCTTTATTTGGCGGCTTGTCAGGCGTGGTATACGGTTTAATTGGTTTTGCTTGGCTTTTGCCGATTTTAAGCAAGCGCTGGCCAATCATTATCAGCAAACAGTTGATGGCGTTTTTTGTGGTTTGGTTAGGTATAGGCTATACGCCTTTTCCTGAAATGGTAGGGCTTGGTAGTATTGCCAATACGGCTCATACCATCGGTTTGTTGTCAGGGTTAGTGCTTGGTGTTGTTTACTGGCTTACGACCAAACACCGTCATAAATAGTTCAAACAGTTTAAATTTTATCTTTTAATTATAGACTTGGCCTGCTTCAAAGCAGGGAGATACAAAATGAATTTTAAAGAAATGATCGACAATATGTCGCCTGAAGTATATGTCAAACTGAAGCAAGCGGTAGAGCTTGGTAAGTGGCCGAACGGTGTAAGATTGACACCAGAACAAACAGAATTATGTCTACAAGCTGTTATTACTTATGACTACAGCAATAAAGAAGAAAAAGATCGTGTTGGCTACATCGACACCACAGGTCATAAAAACGTTGGCAAAAAAGACCCAACGAAAGAGCAAGACACCATTAAATGGGTTGGCGATGGTCCTGAGGGACAAGCTTGATGTTGCAGGGTAACCTTAAAAAAATGTCGACGGAGGTTCGTGATGGCCAAGTGTATTATCATCTGAACCTAGGAAGTGATCGTGTACTGGTTAACGATTTGTTAGGTAAAAAAGTTTCTTTGCATCTTGATGGAACGATTCATTGTGTAAATTGCGGCAAGGTGACCAAAAAATCGTTCAGCCAAGGCTTTTGCTTTAATTGCTTTCGAAAGTTAGCCGCCTGCGATACTTGCATCATGAGTCCAGAAAAGTGCCACTTTCATCTAGGGACGTGCCGAGAACCTGAATGGGCTGAGCAGTATTGCATGCAAAGCCATTATGTATATTTGGCCAATTCATCGGCGTTAAAAGTCGGTATTACCCGTGGTGATCAATTACCCACGCGTTGGATAGATCAGGGTGCCACCCAGGCTAGAGCCTTGTTTAGAGTACAAAACCGAAGAATGTCTGGTTTAGTCGAAACCTTATTTAAAACCCAAGTGGCGGATAAAACCAATTGGCGCAACATGCTCAAAGGGTCGTCTATCGAAATGGATCTTGAGCAAGAGCAAGAGCGTTTAATTGATCGACTTTATGAAGGTCTAGACTCCTTGCAACATGAGTTTGGGTTGCAGTCCATCACCGATTTGTCCGATGAAAATGAAACTCATGAATTTACCTACCCAGTTTTAGAATACCCAACCAAAATAACCAGCCTTAACGCAGAAAAAACGCCGCACATTGAAGGCACTTTGATGGGCATAAAAGGCCAGTACTGGATGCTAGACACGGGCGTGATTAATATTCGTAAATACACCGGTTACCAAGCGACATTGACATTCTAGGAGATAAGAACAAATGAAAGAGAGTCAGCCATCAGCGATTTATTTAAAAGACTATAAAGTTCCTCCTTTTCTTATTGATAAAACAGAGCTTACATTTGATCTAGACGAAGCGACAACCATTGTCACTTCGCGCCTACATATGCGTCGCAACCCTGCATTTGGCAAATCGACAGCGCCTTTGGTTTTGGATGGCGGTGAAGACGTTAAATTGATTGGTGTTGCCATGGACGACTATGCCTTGCCGCCAGAAGAGTACCGCATCAGTGAAGACAAGCTGATCATTACTGCCACAGCAGATCAGTTTATTTTGACTTGTGAAACCTTGATTGAGCCACAAAACAACACACGCCTTGAAGGCCTGTATCGTTCGTCTTCTATGTTTTGTACTCAATGTGAGGCCGAAGGTTTTCGTCATATTACCTACTACCTAGATCGTCCTGATGTCATGTCTGTGTTTACCACGACCATTATTGCTGACGAATCTCGTTACCCTGTAATGTTGTCTAACGGTAATGAAGTTGAACGCGGTAAAACGGATGAAGGTAAAACAGTCGTTGTATGGCACGACCCATTCCCTAAACCTGCTTATCTTTTTGCTTTAGTTGCGGGTGATCTTGCGGTAAAAAATGACGTATTTACCACGCAAAGTAAGCGCGATATTAAACTGCAAATCTTCACCGAGTCTCACAATATCGACAAAGTCGATTATGCGATGGAAGCACTAAAACGCTCTATGCGTTGGGATGAAGAAACCTATGGACGTGAATACGATTTAGATATTTTCATGATCGTTGCCGTCGATGATTTCAATATGGGTGCCATGGAAAACAAAGGGTTGAATATTTTTAATTCATCTTGCTTGTTGGCTAGCCCGGAAACCACAACGGACGATACATATTTACGTGTCGAAGCCATTGTTGCGCACGAATATTTCCATAACTGGTCTGGTAACCGTGTTACTTGTCGAGATTGGTTTCAGCTAAGTTTAAAAGAAGGCTTTACTGTTTTCCGTGACCAGACTTTTTCTGCTGATATGCATTCAGAAACCGTAAAACGTGTAGAAGATGTTTCTTTTCTGAAAACCGCTCAATTCGCTGAAGATGCTGGCCCAATGGCGCATCCTGTGCGTCCGGCTTCTTTTATTGAGATATCCAACTTTTACACGCTTACTGTCTATGAAAAGGGGTCTGAAATTGTTCGCATGATTCATATCTTGTTAGGCGCAGAGAAATTTCGTGCAGGATCTGATTTGTATTTCGATCGTCACGATGGTCAAGCGGTGACTTGTGATGATTTTGTTGCTGCTATGCAAGATGCTTCTGGTTTTGATCTTTCTCAATTCAAACGTTGGTACTCTCAAGCGGGTACGCCGATTGTTACAGTTACAGACAGTTTTGATGAAGCAACGGGCACGTATCGTCTAGCGATGAAGCAAGATACGCCAGCCACTCCAGGTCAGCCCACAAAATTACCACTGCACATTCCTGTGCGCGTTGGTTTACTTGACGAGCAGGGTACTGTCGTATCCTCTGAGGTAAACGGTGTTGTGGCAGAAGATCACGTTCTGCACCTGACATTCAGTGAGCAAGAATTTGAGTTTAGCGGTTTGACTTCTAAGCCTGTACCATCTTTGCTACGAGGCTTTTCGGCACCAGTTAAATTACGTTATGACTATTCTTCGAAAGACCTATTGTTACTGCTGTCTTCCGATTCGGATGGTTTTAATCGTTGGAGCGCCTCTCAACAATTGGCAGTTAATGAGCTTACTACGCTGATCAATCAGGCAATTGCTGGTAAAGAACTGTCAATAGACTCTCAGTTGGTTAATGGTTTTAAAGGCTTGTTAGCTGATGAGACACTAGACCCAGCTATGGTGGCCTTAATTCTTGCTTTGCCAAGCCAAGCGTATTTGTCTGAGCTAGCGAATCCAATTCACCCAGCGGCAATCAAGCAAGCGCGCCAATATTTAAAAGCTCAATTGGCTAATGCATTGTCAGTGGATTTTGAGCGGGTTTACCGCGAACATAAAATCCACGGTGAGTACCAAGCGACAGCGAAAGATATAGCACATCGTTCCATTAAGAATATTGCTTTATCTTACTGGGTTGAGACAAACAATGAGCTCGCTCAGCAAGAGGTTGTTTCGCAATTTCAAACGGCCAATAACATGACCGATCAATTTGCTGCGTTGTCTATTGCTGTTAACTCACATCACAAGCAAGCAGAAGAGCTATTGTCAGCATTTTATGAACAGTGGAAAGCGGAACCATTGGTAGTGAATAAATGGCTGATGTTAAGTGCTAGCCAAGATCAAGATAATGCTTTGGAAACAGTGCAAGGGCTAATGGAACATCCAGCTTTCGATCTGAAAAATCCAAATAAAGTGCGCTCTGTTTTAGGGGGCTTTGGTCAAAGTGTTGCGGGTTTCCATAACGCTGACGGCAGCGGTTATTGCTTCTTGGCTGATCAGATTATTGTGCTAAATAAACGTAATCCACAAATTGCTTCTAGACTCTGTACGCCATTAACTCGCTGGAAAAAAATGCAACCTGAGCTAAGTGCAAAAATGAAAGCAGAATTAGAGCGCATTTTGGCGGAAGATTTATCAAAAGATGTTTATGAGGTGATTTCTAAAAGTCTTGCTTAACCTATTATAAGCCACTAGATAAAATCTTATCTAAAGCCCCCATAGATTTTTCTTTGGGGCTTTTTTGTTGTTTGCTTGATAAAAAGTAGAATCTTGTCTTTACTGTTTCTTTGCATTTTACACATAAATCTGGCATAAGTGAGAGGTAACCTATTGTCGACCTTGAGTTTATTTAAGGAGCGAAAAATGAAAGCACGCACGACGATTTTGATTCCAATCGCCTTGGGCTTGATGATGTCTGGGTGTACGACTTCTTCACGCCAGCAGTCGGACTCGATCATTGAACAAACGGCAGGCTCTACCGAACCCGTTGCCCAAGCTCCACTCCAAAGCTCTGCTGTTAGCGCAAAAGAAATTGCACTAGAAAATCAGGTAAAGTCAAAAAACTCTCTTATAGATTCACTGCAGCAGCAATTGCTAGATAATCAAAGTCAGCTCGCTCTATTAAATAAATCTCTTGATGAGAAAGATATTATTATTGCTAACTTGCAGAAAACGCCATCTACCGCAAAATCTTTAGTGGCTTTAGAGGAGCAAAAGAAACAGCGTGAAGCGCTTGAGTCTCGTTATGCTGCATTAAAATTAGATAATGATTTATTAACACGTCGTATTAGTCAGTTAGAAAATGAAAACACATCATTAAAGCAGCAAGTGTCTAGTTTAGAAAATATGCCAACGTCGCAAGATGCTTTTAAGCAAAGCTATTTTGATTTGCTGGATGAAAACACGGAACTAAAAAGCAAATACGCTGATTTAGAAGCGGATAATCAATCTAATCAAAAACGTCTTACCGCACTGAAAAAAGAAAACCTTATTTTGGGTGGCGCTTTATCTGACGCAAGAGCGCAACATCAAGTACTGTGGGATAAGATTCGTTCTCTTGGAGCAAAACAGCCTGAAGCTGCTAAGCCAATAGTTAATCTTAACCAACCACCATTGCCGCTCGCGACAGATGATATGAATTACGCAAAAGAAAATACGCAAATGCGCATTGAGTTGGCTAATTTACAAAGTCAATTAGCAGAACAGAAGTCGCTTATTGAAGAGTATAAAACTGACATTTTAAAACTTGAAGCTGCTCTTGATGAAGGGGCTGATTATGAAGCGCGTTGGAAAGACCTTGATAATAAGCTTGCCCAAGCGCAACAAAATAATGCAGAACTAACGGCTCAACTTAACGCTGCAGGTGAAGAGCTAGCTGAAAGCCAAGCAGAGCTCAAAGCTTTGTCTGCTCGCCTAGCTGGCACCCAGCAAGCCTTGGAAATTAATGAAAACGGTGGCATAACCGTAGCGGCAGCGATAGAAGCTTTGCAGGCGCAAATGAACTCCTCATTACAAAATGTGCAATGGCAGCTACCAAATGAAATGGCCTTGCATAATAATTTTGAAATATTGGTGTCAGCAGACGTTCGTCCTTCGCTTTCTGGGCAGGTCTATCAAGCAGAATTAGTAACTGACAGTGATATTCAAATGATCAGTGATCCTGTTGCTAGTGCTGTTGTTCAAAATGGGCGCTTACAATGGCGCTGGCGTGTAGCGGGTTTAAACGAAAAGCCAGAAGCACAACTGGATTTATTTGTTAGTCAGCAAATTTCTTTCCAAGACCAAACGTTTCAGCGACAAATATACCGAGGCAATGAAACTTTATCATTGATCAATACGAACTTGTTTGAGAAGTACGGTTAT from Marinomonas rhizomae harbors:
- a CDS encoding DUF2797 domain-containing protein; amino-acid sequence: MLQGNLKKMSTEVRDGQVYYHLNLGSDRVLVNDLLGKKVSLHLDGTIHCVNCGKVTKKSFSQGFCFNCFRKLAACDTCIMSPEKCHFHLGTCREPEWAEQYCMQSHYVYLANSSALKVGITRGDQLPTRWIDQGATQARALFRVQNRRMSGLVETLFKTQVADKTNWRNMLKGSSIEMDLEQEQERLIDRLYEGLDSLQHEFGLQSITDLSDENETHEFTYPVLEYPTKITSLNAEKTPHIEGTLMGIKGQYWMLDTGVINIRKYTGYQATLTF
- a CDS encoding YeaC family protein, yielding MNFKEMIDNMSPEVYVKLKQAVELGKWPNGVRLTPEQTELCLQAVITYDYSNKEEKDRVGYIDTTGHKNVGKKDPTKEQDTIKWVGDGPEGQA
- a CDS encoding 1-aminocyclopropane-1-carboxylate deaminase/D-cysteine desulfhydrase codes for the protein MLVSCIQSIVLPPAFLYSSGAQPSDIQYELDIYRGDIEHPNAPGNKWHKLQHHLKAAKEQNTSVIATFGGPFSNHLHAFGATLKDLPFRAVAVVRGELQPTLTPTLKDLVSASVELWPSSRSDYRLGMDAQVVSKINQLYSNVYWIPEGGGGELGAMGCRDWADNISAIDDAYDAWVVSSGTGTTAAGLLANANTPDLHVFSALKGEPAQRGLILDLSDGLTLKSITKERLDAKLFFHSDCHEGGYAKQSPVLKSFISEFARANPNHPLDPIYTCKSMFAVLSAMKEGSWPYRRTLFIHTGGLQGWRGFSKDINPFAYS
- the pepN gene encoding aminopeptidase N, which produces MKESQPSAIYLKDYKVPPFLIDKTELTFDLDEATTIVTSRLHMRRNPAFGKSTAPLVLDGGEDVKLIGVAMDDYALPPEEYRISEDKLIITATADQFILTCETLIEPQNNTRLEGLYRSSSMFCTQCEAEGFRHITYYLDRPDVMSVFTTTIIADESRYPVMLSNGNEVERGKTDEGKTVVVWHDPFPKPAYLFALVAGDLAVKNDVFTTQSKRDIKLQIFTESHNIDKVDYAMEALKRSMRWDEETYGREYDLDIFMIVAVDDFNMGAMENKGLNIFNSSCLLASPETTTDDTYLRVEAIVAHEYFHNWSGNRVTCRDWFQLSLKEGFTVFRDQTFSADMHSETVKRVEDVSFLKTAQFAEDAGPMAHPVRPASFIEISNFYTLTVYEKGSEIVRMIHILLGAEKFRAGSDLYFDRHDGQAVTCDDFVAAMQDASGFDLSQFKRWYSQAGTPIVTVTDSFDEATGTYRLAMKQDTPATPGQPTKLPLHIPVRVGLLDEQGTVVSSEVNGVVAEDHVLHLTFSEQEFEFSGLTSKPVPSLLRGFSAPVKLRYDYSSKDLLLLLSSDSDGFNRWSASQQLAVNELTTLINQAIAGKELSIDSQLVNGFKGLLADETLDPAMVALILALPSQAYLSELANPIHPAAIKQARQYLKAQLANALSVDFERVYREHKIHGEYQATAKDIAHRSIKNIALSYWVETNNELAQQEVVSQFQTANNMTDQFAALSIAVNSHHKQAEELLSAFYEQWKAEPLVVNKWLMLSASQDQDNALETVQGLMEHPAFDLKNPNKVRSVLGGFGQSVAGFHNADGSGYCFLADQIIVLNKRNPQIASRLCTPLTRWKKMQPELSAKMKAELERILAEDLSKDVYEVISKSLA
- a CDS encoding NAD(+) kinase, giving the protein MSLFRRVGIIARLDKPQILDTVKKLMEYLQEKDIAPVLEDQLATMMPGVKVASSALKELGDHCDMVMVVGGDGSFLGAARAICNYDIPVLGINRGTLGFLTDISPHNLQEELDPIFRGEYHEEKRFMIEAKIKRQNRPSGEGIALNDLVLHPGKSARMIRFDLFIDDQFVMNQKSDGLIVATPTGSTAYALSAGGPIMLPKLDALVLVPMHPHTLSNRPIVIDANANIRIVVCESNLTYPSVSCDGQLNITAAPGDEIHISKKTGGIRLIHPKNHDFYNVCRDKLGWQSSYRA
- a CDS encoding rhomboid family intramembrane serine protease, with amino-acid sequence MYFVYQFKETEDPKGLTEALWHHKVAHQILFKDGHNELWVLDPSQLPTVEQLMTIWKGDPALLQQAQAAAVTRTATKGGILSQLKLSPMTTILLLLTLLVAVITQLGGDIKTVGYFSISPFDIRNGHIYFYDLSEVLSKGEYWRIFTPTLLHFSVLHIVFNTLWIWEIGSKLERILGSIAWSVGVAIIAVLSNVLQYEISGYPLFGGLSGVVYGLIGFAWLLPILSKRWPIIISKQLMAFFVVWLGIGYTPFPEMVGLGSIANTAHTIGLLSGLVLGVVYWLTTKHRHK